The stretch of DNA TTCTCAGGCAATTTGAGACAGGCCTTGCCATTGCGGTTTTTGACATACAGCTCACCAAGCTGAGTGATAAAGCCATAACCGGCATCGCTGGCGAGCAAGATGTAGTTTTCTGCCTCCCCGGAAATCACTGCCTCGAACAGCATGCCTTCTGCGGGATTTAATTTGCCAGTCAGCGGCTCACCCTGACCTCTGGCAGAGGGCAGCACATGTCCAGGCAAGGTATATACCTTCCCTTCGCTATCAAAAAACACCACCTGCTGATTACTGCGCGCATTGGTTTGCGTCTTGAATCCATCTCCCGCCTTGTAACTCAAATCCTGACCATTCACATCATAGCCTTTGGCCGCTCGCACCCAACCTTTTTGCGATAAAATGACGGTGATTGGCTCATTCGGAAGAATATCCTCTTCTTTTAAGGCTTGTGAATCCTGACGCTCCATTAAGGGAGAACGTCTTAAGTCGCCATAGCTGTCGCGATCGGCTGCTATTTCAGTTTTAACCAGATTTCGCAATTTCCCTTCGTCGGCTAATAAAGCCTCGATATGATCGCGCTCTTTACATAAGTCCTTGAGCTCAGCCTGCAAGCGGATCTCCTCAAGCTTGGCCAGATGGCGAAGCTTCATTTCCAAAATCGCCTCAGCCTGCCTGTCGCTTAAGGAAAACCGCTTCATCAATGCCAGTTTAGGCTGATCTTCCTCGCGGATAATGCGAATAACCTCATCAAGGTTCAGATAGGCAATAATCAAGCCTTCAAGAACATGGATACGCTCAAGAATTTTATTCAGACGATATTGCAGACGCCGGGTTACTGTTGCCAGACGAAATACCAGCCATTCCTTCAATAAGCTCAAGAGATCTTTGACCCGTGGCTTGCCATCCAGGCCAATCATATTGAAATTGACCCGATAACTGCGCTCCAAATCGGTTGTTGCAAATAAATGAGACATCAAGCCCTCAACGTCGACCCGATTCGACTTGGGTATGATAACCAGGCGAGTAGGATGCTCATGATCTGACTCATCACGCAAATCCTCAACCATGGGTAATTTCTTTTGCTGCATTTGCGCTGCTATCTGCTCAATGACGCGCGCACCAGATACCTGATAAGGCAAGGCATGAATAACGATCTGATGTGCTTCCACATGGTAAATAGCCCGCATTTTCACTGAGCCCTGACCCGACTCATACATAGATCTGATTTGCTGTGGCGGGGTAATAATTTCAGCCTGGGTTGGGAAATCAGGCCCTTTGATATGCTGCAAAATATCATCGAGTTCTGCATGCGGGTGTTCCAGCAAATGAATACAGGCATTGGCCACTTCCATCAGATTATGTGGCAAAACATCAGAAGACATGCCCACGGCAATCCCTGTAGCTCCATTTAGCAGTACATTAGGCAAGCGCGCCGGCAATAAAGCGGGCTCCTGCAAACTGCCGTCAAAATTATCGACCCAATCTACAGTGCCTTGCTGTAATTCCGAGAGTAGTAATTCCGCATAATTGGAAAGCCTCGCCTCGGTATAACGCATCGCAGCAAATGACTTGGGATCATCAGGAGAACCCCAGTTGCCTTGTCCGTCAACAAAAGGATAGCGATAGGAAAATGGCTGTGCCATTAGCACCATAGCCTCATAGCAGGCCGAGTCGCCATGAGGATGGAATTTACCTAATACATCCCCCACCGTGCGCGCTGATTTTTTATGTTTGGCGGTCGCTTTCAGACCTAGTTCAGACATCGCATAGACAATACGACGCTGAACAGGCTTCAGGCCATCCGCCAGATGGGGCAGTGCTCTATCAAGAATCACATACATTGAGTAATCGAGATAAGCTTTCTCGGTGAACTCAGTAAGCGGCTTTTGCTCGATGTTATCAATTGCTAGCATAATTTGGGTTTCTGGTTACTGTTTGAACAAATGATTATTGCCCACTATTATAGCCGGTTTAGCTTGCTCTTGATAGCGGAGGGAACTGTGATTAGACGAGGGGGATATTTTGAAGAATGCTATGTATCAAGCTGCAGCCTGATACATAGCGGATGTCATATTTACTTCAGGTTTTTTCTGACTTTCTGAATAGCACGAATCTGCGCCACCGCGCGTGCCAATTCTGTAGCTGCCATAGAATAATCAATGTCAGCATTTTTATTGGCAATTGCTTCCTCTGCTCTTGTTTTAGCAGCAAGAGCCGCCGCTTCGTCAAGGCTTTCAGCACGCTCAACTTCATCAGCGAGTACGGTCACATAGAAAGGCTGAACCTCCAGCATGCCACCCGATACGTAATACACTTCCTGTGTACCGCCCATATGGGTAATCCGAATTTCGCCTGGTTTCAGCACTGTCAGTAATGGAGCATGGCCGGGAGTAATACCGATTTCTCCCAGCTCGCCGGTGGCGACCACCATCTCCACAACGCCCGAGAAAATTTCTCGTTCAGCGCTGACAATATCCAAATGGGTTGTAATAGCCATTTTTTCTTGCCTCATAATGTCTTGGCTTTAGCAACAGCCTCTTCAATGCTTCCTACCATATAGAACGCCTGCTCAGGCAGATCATCGTACTCACCTGCCAAAATGCCCTGGAAGCCTTTGATGGTGTCTTTGAGAGACACGTATTTTCCGGGTGAACCAGTGAATACCTCAGCTACGAAGAAAGGCTGAGACAGAAAACGTTGAATCTTACGGGCTCTGGATACAACTCGTTTATCTTCTTCAGATAACTCATCCATCCCCAGAATTGCGATAATATCTTTAAGCTCTTTGTAACGTTGCAGTGTTTGCTGTACGCGTCGAGCGGTATCATAATGCTCTTGGCCAACAATTAATGGATCCAGCTGACGTGAGGTGGAGTCCAGAGGATCTACCGCCGGGTAAATTCCCAGCTCGGCAATCTGACGGGACAATACAACTGTCGCATCAAGGTGAGCAAACGTGGTTGCCGGTGATGGGTCAGTCAGGTCGTCCGCAGGAACGTAGACTGCCTGAATAGAAGTAATAGAACCTGTTTTGGTTGACGTAATACGCTCTTGCAGCATACCCATTTCTTCTGCCAGTGTAGGCTGATAACCTACCGCAGAAGGCATCCGACCCAGCAAGGCAGATACTTCTACCCCGGCCAAGGTATAACGATAAATGTTATCGATAAACAAAAGAACGTCTCTTCCTTCATCACGGAATTTTTCTGCCATTGTCAGCCCTGTCAGAGCAACACGCAGTCGGTTTCCAGGCGGCTCATTCATCTGCCCGTAAACCAGCGACACCTTATCCAGTACGTTGGAGTCTTTCATTTCATGATAGAAGTCGTTTCCTTCCCGAGTACGCTCACCGACCCCGGCGAATACTGAGTATCCGCTATGCTCAATCGCGATATTACGGATTAGCTCCATCATATTAACTGTTTTACCTACACCGGCACCACCGAACAGTCCAACCTTTCCTCCTTTAGCGAAAGGGCAAAGAAGATCGATAACTTTAATACCGGTTTCGAGCAGCTCCTGGCTGCCTGCCTGCTCTTCATAGGAAGGGGCTTTGCGGTGAATCGCCCAGTGCTCGTCAGCACCTATCGGACCTGCTTCATCCACAGGACGTCCCAGAACGTCCATGATTCGGCCTAATGTTTTTTTACCGACTGGAACCTGAATCGGCTCGCCAGTATTTTTAGCTTCAAGGCCGCGCTTTAAGCCATCGGTGCTACCCATAGCGATAGTACGGACAACACCGTCACCCAATTGCTGCTGCACTTCAAACACCAGATCACCTTCAACCAGGTGCAATGCATCGTTTACTTTTGGAACGCTGTCACGTGGGAACTCCACATCGACTACTGCTCCGATTACTTCAACTACCTTTCCTAAACTCATATTCAAACCCTCTTATAATGCGCTTGCGCCACCGACAATTTCAGCTAATTCCTGCGTAATAGCCGCCTGTCGAGCTTTGTTATATGCCAATTGAAATTCTTTAATCAAAGCACCAGCATTATCAGTGGCGCTTTTCATTGCTATCATTTTAGCTGCCTGTTCGCAGGCAATATTCTCGACCACTGCCTGGTAAACCTGAAGTTCACTGTAGCGCTCTAATAATGCATCCAGCAATTCTTTGGAATCCGGTTCGTAGATATAATCCCAATGGTGTGCCAGTTGGCTGCTGTCTTTTTCGTCAGTTGGCAGGGGCAGCATTTGTCTGATAACCGGCTTTTGGGTCATGGTATTAACGAACTCGTTATAAACCACGTGCAAAGCGTCAATTTCGCCCTGGTAAAAGGCATCCAGCATGATCTTTACAACACCGATGATATCTCTGACACCTGGTTTATCACCCAAATGATCGGCACTTGCTATTACATGCCCACCAACTCGTCTGAAAAAGGCCTGACCCTTTCGACCGATCACGCAGAGACTGATCTCTTTACCTTCCTGCTGCCATTGCCGCATGTTTTTAATCGTTTCACGCAACAGATTGGCGTTCAAACCACCGCACAATCCACGATCGGAAGTAATCACGATAAGGCCGATGCGTTTGATGTCGCGAACCGTCATAAAAGGATGCCGATACTCAGAGTTTGCGCGGGCGATATGTTTGACGACATTATAAATTTTGCTTGCATAGGGTTTTGAGGCTCGCATTGCATCCTGGGTTTTACGCATTTTGCTTGCAGCCACCATTTCCATAGCACGAGTGATCTTTTGTGTATTCTTCACACTCGCAATTTTTGTACGGATCTCTTTTGCTCCAGCCATATCTTGCTTCGCCTTTAATTATCAGGATGGCTTAACCATCCTGCGTAATCAATTATTTCCTAGTATGCTGTTACCAGCTGCCTGTACGCTTGAATTCCTCTACTGCATGTTTCAGTTGAGATTCAATGTCGTTATCGTATGCACCTGCTTCATTAATTTTGCTCATCAGGCTGGCATAGGAACCGTGCATAAAGCTGCGTAATGCGGTTTCAAAAGCACTCACTTCTGCAACAGGCACATCATCGAGATAGCCTTTTTCTACGATAAACAAAGATAATCCCATTTCGGCTACTGATAATGGCGAATACTGCTTCTGCTTCATCAGTTCAGTAATTCGCTGGCCACGTTCTAACTGCTTACGTGTTGCGTCATCCAGGTCAGATGCAAATTGCGAGAATGCTTCCAGCTCACGGAACTGGGCAAGAGCCAGTCGCGTACCACCGCCAAGCTTCTTCATGATCTTGGTTTGAGCAGCACCGCCCACCCGAGAAACAGACAGACCGGAGTTGATCGCAGGTCGTACACCGGAGTTAAACAAGTCAACATCCAGGAAGATCTGACCGTCGGTAATAGAAATAACGTTGGTTGGAACGAAGGCTGATACGTCGCCCGCTTGCGTCTCGATGATTGGCAATGCAGTGAGTGAACCAGTTTTGCCTTTCACCTCACCGTTCGTTAATTTTTCTACTTCAGCGGCGTTAATTCTCGCAGCTCTTTCCAGCAAACGTGAATGCAGATAGAAAATATCCCCAGGATAGGCTTCACGTCCAGGTGGACGACGTAACAGCAGGGAAATCTGGCGATACGCCCAGGCTTGCTTAGTTAAATCATCATACACGATCAGTGCATCTTCGCCGCGCTCCATGAAGTATTCACCCATTGAACAACCAGAGTAGGGTGCAATAAACTGCAGGGCTGCGGAGTCTGAGGCTCCGGCAACAACCACAATAGTGTGTTCCAGGGCGCCGTGTTCTTCAAGTTTACGAACGATAGCGGACACAGAAGATGCCTTCTGACCGATGGCGACATAAATACATTTAACGCCAGTGCCTTTCTGATTAATGATGGCATCAATCGCAATGGCTGATTTTCCAGTTTGTCGGTCACCGATGATCAGCTCACGCTGCCCGCGTCCAACAGGAATCATCGCGTCAATCGCTTTCAGACCAGTCTGTACAGGCTGATCAACTGACTGACGGGCAATAACGCCTGGAGCCACTTTTTCGATGGGAGACATTTTGTCGGCTTCAATTGGACCTTTGCCGTCAATAGGATTACCCAAGGCGTCAACAACACGTCCCAAAAGCTTTCTGCCAACAGGTACTTCAAGAATTCGACCAGTGCATTTTCCTTTCTGGCCTTCTGAGAGGCTTGAGTAATCACCAAGGATTACCGCACCCACTGAGTCGCGCTCAAGGTTAAGCGCCAGACCATAGACCCCGCCAGGAAACTCAATCATTTCACCCTGCATTACATCAGCAAGGCCATGCAAGCGGACGATACCATCTTTCAGACTAACGATAGTACCTTCATTTCTGGCTTCGGACGCCACATTAAAATGTTCGATTTTTTTTCTGATTAATTCACTAATTTCAGAAGGGTTTAGTGCAACTTGTGACATGAATAGTTCCTCTTGTTATGCGGCAAGGC from Legionella quinlivanii encodes:
- the parC gene encoding DNA topoisomerase IV subunit A, which gives rise to MLAIDNIEQKPLTEFTEKAYLDYSMYVILDRALPHLADGLKPVQRRIVYAMSELGLKATAKHKKSARTVGDVLGKFHPHGDSACYEAMVLMAQPFSYRYPFVDGQGNWGSPDDPKSFAAMRYTEARLSNYAELLLSELQQGTVDWVDNFDGSLQEPALLPARLPNVLLNGATGIAVGMSSDVLPHNLMEVANACIHLLEHPHAELDDILQHIKGPDFPTQAEIITPPQQIRSMYESGQGSVKMRAIYHVEAHQIVIHALPYQVSGARVIEQIAAQMQQKKLPMVEDLRDESDHEHPTRLVIIPKSNRVDVEGLMSHLFATTDLERSYRVNFNMIGLDGKPRVKDLLSLLKEWLVFRLATVTRRLQYRLNKILERIHVLEGLIIAYLNLDEVIRIIREEDQPKLALMKRFSLSDRQAEAILEMKLRHLAKLEEIRLQAELKDLCKERDHIEALLADEGKLRNLVKTEIAADRDSYGDLRRSPLMERQDSQALKEEDILPNEPITVILSQKGWVRAAKGYDVNGQDLSYKAGDGFKTQTNARSNQQVVFFDSEGKVYTLPGHVLPSARGQGEPLTGKLNPAEGMLFEAVISGEAENYILLASDAGYGFITQLGELYVKNRNGKACLKLPENSRLLTPRPVDNIENDLIACATNIGRLLIFSAKELPLLTKGKGNKMISIPSAKASAREEFIVDFQVLSEADQLTVNAGKRHFTLKPVDLNHYRGERGRRGNRLPRGLQAVTSLEVIRSNESAV
- a CDS encoding F0F1 ATP synthase subunit epsilon — encoded protein: MAITTHLDIVSAEREIFSGVVEMVVATGELGEIGITPGHAPLLTVLKPGEIRITHMGGTQEVYYVSGGMLEVQPFYVTVLADEVERAESLDEAAALAAKTRAEEAIANKNADIDYSMAATELARAVAQIRAIQKVRKNLK
- the atpD gene encoding F0F1 ATP synthase subunit beta, with the translated sequence MSLGKVVEVIGAVVDVEFPRDSVPKVNDALHLVEGDLVFEVQQQLGDGVVRTIAMGSTDGLKRGLEAKNTGEPIQVPVGKKTLGRIMDVLGRPVDEAGPIGADEHWAIHRKAPSYEEQAGSQELLETGIKVIDLLCPFAKGGKVGLFGGAGVGKTVNMMELIRNIAIEHSGYSVFAGVGERTREGNDFYHEMKDSNVLDKVSLVYGQMNEPPGNRLRVALTGLTMAEKFRDEGRDVLLFIDNIYRYTLAGVEVSALLGRMPSAVGYQPTLAEEMGMLQERITSTKTGSITSIQAVYVPADDLTDPSPATTFAHLDATVVLSRQIAELGIYPAVDPLDSTSRQLDPLIVGQEHYDTARRVQQTLQRYKELKDIIAILGMDELSEEDKRVVSRARKIQRFLSQPFFVAEVFTGSPGKYVSLKDTIKGFQGILAGEYDDLPEQAFYMVGSIEEAVAKAKTL
- the atpG gene encoding F0F1 ATP synthase subunit gamma, encoding MAGAKEIRTKIASVKNTQKITRAMEMVAASKMRKTQDAMRASKPYASKIYNVVKHIARANSEYRHPFMTVRDIKRIGLIVITSDRGLCGGLNANLLRETIKNMRQWQQEGKEISLCVIGRKGQAFFRRVGGHVIASADHLGDKPGVRDIIGVVKIMLDAFYQGEIDALHVVYNEFVNTMTQKPVIRQMLPLPTDEKDSSQLAHHWDYIYEPDSKELLDALLERYSELQVYQAVVENIACEQAAKMIAMKSATDNAGALIKEFQLAYNKARQAAITQELAEIVGGASAL
- the atpA gene encoding F0F1 ATP synthase subunit alpha, which encodes MSQVALNPSEISELIRKKIEHFNVASEARNEGTIVSLKDGIVRLHGLADVMQGEMIEFPGGVYGLALNLERDSVGAVILGDYSSLSEGQKGKCTGRILEVPVGRKLLGRVVDALGNPIDGKGPIEADKMSPIEKVAPGVIARQSVDQPVQTGLKAIDAMIPVGRGQRELIIGDRQTGKSAIAIDAIINQKGTGVKCIYVAIGQKASSVSAIVRKLEEHGALEHTIVVVAGASDSAALQFIAPYSGCSMGEYFMERGEDALIVYDDLTKQAWAYRQISLLLRRPPGREAYPGDIFYLHSRLLERAARINAAEVEKLTNGEVKGKTGSLTALPIIETQAGDVSAFVPTNVISITDGQIFLDVDLFNSGVRPAINSGLSVSRVGGAAQTKIMKKLGGGTRLALAQFRELEAFSQFASDLDDATRKQLERGQRITELMKQKQYSPLSVAEMGLSLFIVEKGYLDDVPVAEVSAFETALRSFMHGSYASLMSKINEAGAYDNDIESQLKHAVEEFKRTGSW